Proteins from one Blattabacterium sp. (Blattella germanica) str. Bge genomic window:
- the murI gene encoding glutamate racemase has protein sequence MKISPLSPIGIFDSGIGGLLIAKEIKIQMPNEDLIYFGDTRNMPYGEKSKEFIIENSMKIASFLYKKKCKALVIACNSITSNALDILCKTFHRKILIFNVIDPIVKHKILLSSKRIGIIATPATIRSNFYTKEIKKYYHHLDIVQISTSLLAPMIEKGFKIKKNIINNYLNRLKSIDTLLLACTHYLFLKQEIDNFYHGKVRLIDIQKIVVQEIKKTLNDDKLLCNHPTWNRKFPIFYTSSLIPTFFEKQVRILFGKKVFIKTHVFNFS, from the coding sequence ATGAAAATAAGTCCACTTTCTCCAATAGGAATATTTGATTCTGGAATTGGCGGACTGCTTATAGCTAAAGAAATCAAAATTCAGATGCCTAATGAAGATTTGATTTATTTTGGAGATACTAGAAATATGCCTTATGGAGAAAAATCTAAAGAATTTATTATAGAAAATTCTATGAAAATAGCTTCTTTTCTTTATAAAAAAAAATGCAAAGCTTTAGTTATAGCGTGTAATTCCATTACATCCAATGCGTTAGATATTCTTTGTAAAACATTCCATAGAAAAATATTAATATTTAATGTAATAGATCCTATAGTGAAACATAAAATACTTCTTTCTTCCAAAAGAATAGGAATAATTGCTACACCTGCTACAATACGTTCAAATTTTTATACAAAAGAAATCAAAAAATATTATCATCATTTAGATATAGTTCAAATATCTACATCTTTATTAGCTCCAATGATTGAAAAAGGTTTTAAAATAAAAAAAAATATTATCAATAATTATTTAAATCGTTTAAAATCAATAGATACACTTTTACTTGCCTGTACTCATTATCTATTTCTTAAACAAGAAATAGATAATTTTTATCATGGAAAAGTTCGTTTAATTGATATACAAAAAATAGTAGTACAAGAAATAAAAAAAACATTAAATGATGATAAATTATTGTGTAATCATCCAACCTGGAATAGAAAATTCCCTATTTTTTATACATCTAGTTTGATCCCTACTTTTTTTGAGAAACAAGTTAGAATTCTTTTTGGAAAAAAAGTATTTATTAAAACACACGTTTTTAATTTTTCCTAA
- the rpsT gene encoding 30S ribosomal protein S20 codes for MANHLSSLKRIRQNRTKRLRNKYVYKSTKTAIKKLLKEKNKEKYSIVISMIDKLAKKNIIHGNKAARLKKQLNKKLFSN; via the coding sequence ATGGCAAATCATTTATCTTCTTTGAAAAGAATTAGACAAAATCGTACTAAACGTTTACGTAACAAATATGTATATAAGAGTACAAAAACAGCCATAAAAAAATTATTAAAGGAAAAAAATAAGGAAAAATATTCTATTGTAATTTCTATGATAGATAAATTAGCTAAGAAAAATATTATACATGGAAATAAAGCGGCTAGATTGAAAAAACAATTAAATAAAAAATTATTCTCTAATTGA
- a CDS encoding cbb3-type cytochrome c oxidase N-terminal domain-containing protein, producing MRSRIPSFIMIPSFLSIIIFMFYVFFRSYNHIYYLVHPITISFLIVTTILLWILEFVNSLIFRKKLQSIEEKERIKIFEENEGNYFYRLYKFIFHDPKKMNDGVKKIDHGFDGIIELDNRLPMWWIHLFYMTIIFSAIYFFSYLFMDFSNPYKEYEIAYKNQLKQIEIFEKNTPQVTIENACFKENLIDSGKTLFDENCATCHQSDGSGNIGPNLTDDYWINTKEKNLFKNIFSIIWNGSDNNPTMRAFGKSGEIKGNDIEKISSYVYFINQKSKKPLTSKAPQGKKITEWSKI from the coding sequence ATGAGATCTAGAATTCCTTCTTTTATTATGATTCCTTCTTTTTTATCTATTATAATATTTATGTTCTATGTCTTTTTTAGAAGTTATAATCATATTTATTATTTAGTTCATCCTATTACAATTTCTTTTTTGATTGTAACTACAATATTGTTATGGATTTTAGAATTTGTTAATAGTTTGATTTTTAGAAAAAAATTACAATCTATCGAAGAAAAAGAAAGGATAAAAATCTTTGAAGAAAACGAAGGGAACTATTTTTACAGACTTTATAAATTTATATTTCATGATCCTAAAAAAATGAATGATGGAGTAAAAAAAATAGATCATGGATTTGATGGAATTATAGAATTAGATAATAGATTACCAATGTGGTGGATCCATCTTTTTTATATGACAATTATTTTTTCCGCAATTTATTTTTTTTCTTATTTATTCATGGATTTTTCTAACCCTTATAAAGAATATGAAATAGCTTATAAGAATCAGTTGAAACAAATAGAAATTTTTGAAAAAAATACTCCACAAGTAACTATAGAAAATGCTTGTTTTAAGGAAAATTTAATTGATAGTGGGAAAACTCTTTTTGATGAAAATTGTGCTACTTGTCATCAATCAGATGGAAGTGGAAATATAGGACCTAATTTAACAGATGATTATTGGATCAATACGAAAGAAAAAAATTTATTTAAAAACATTTTTTCTATCATATGGAATGGAAGCGATAATAATCCGACTATGCGAGCTTTTGGAAAATCAGGAGAAATTAAAGGAAACGATATTGAAAAAATATCTAGTTATGTTTATTTTATTAATCAAAAATCTAAAAAACCTTTAACATCTAAAGCTCCACAAGGAAAAAAAATAACAGAATGGAGCAAGATATAA
- a CDS encoding FixH family protein: protein MKIKFNWDTGIVLSLVFFIIFIIYIAFFFPHVGSQLVSDRYYEEEMKYQEIINEKKNVLELPKKIKISILSSGVEILFPPINDNFYGFFTLFRSSSKDLDLTKSFKILKSSKKILFIPKKFLKKGYYKLIIRWKSGKKYFFEKDIIWK, encoded by the coding sequence ATGAAAATAAAATTCAATTGGGATACCGGAATTGTGTTATCTTTGGTTTTTTTTATAATCTTTATTATTTATATCGCCTTTTTTTTTCCACATGTAGGAAGCCAACTTGTATCAGATAGATATTATGAAGAAGAAATGAAATATCAAGAAATTATAAATGAAAAAAAAAATGTGTTAGAACTTCCTAAGAAAATAAAAATTTCCATTTTATCTTCTGGAGTTGAAATTCTATTTCCACCTATTAATGATAATTTTTATGGATTTTTTACTTTATTTAGATCATCTTCTAAAGATTTGGATTTAACAAAATCTTTCAAAATATTGAAATCTTCAAAAAAAATATTATTTATTCCTAAAAAATTTTTGAAAAAAGGATATTATAAACTTATAATCAGGTGGAAATCAGGTAAAAAATATTTCTTCGAAAAAGATATCATTTGGAAATGA
- a CDS encoding NADP-dependent malic enzyme, giving the protein MIKNISKFREESLNYHSQFPSGKIQITPTKKYSSQRDLSLAYSPGVAEPCKEIARSSQEVYKYTSKGNLVAVITNGSAVLGLGDIGALASKPVMEGKALLFKIFSGIDVFDIEIDESDPEKFIETVKAIAPTFGGINLEDIKAPEAFEIERRLKKELSIPVMHDDQHGTAIISGAALLNAITYVGKKIHEIKMVVNGAGAAAISCTRTYKQLGVKPENILMFDSKGLLHSSRTDLNKEKKEFSVNTYPVPKLDQAIENADVFIGLSIGGILTPNMLKSMGKNPIVFAMANPDPEIDYNLAIQVRPDIIMATGRSDYPNQVNNVLGFPYIFRGALDVHASVINDEMKLAAVHAIASLAKEPVPEQVNIVYNKKNISFGKEYIIPKPFDNRLITRVAPAVAKAAMDSGVARNPILDWKIYQEKLLDRMGYESKMLRMIQNRARTNPKKVVFCNGEEYDILKSVQILHEEGIVSVPVVLGNEDRIKRLINENNLDVELEIVDPEKEENREKVRKFLLQILWERRNRKGLTLYDSKIRMRTNDHFGAMMVDQGEADAVITGYSRSFSLSLRPMLEVIGRADSVHKTAGMMILLTKRGPLFLADTAVIPDPTSEELARIALMASHVVKAFDIEPHIAMLSFQNFSSNSKTSSKVSQTVAFLHKKYPNLIVDGELQPDFALNEFLLASKFPFSKLVKKRANIFIFPNLESGNLTYKFIRGLGNVQTIGPVMLGMRKPAHVMQMQSSIEEIVNLATLSVIDAQIRKN; this is encoded by the coding sequence ATGATAAAAAACATAAGTAAATTTCGTGAAGAATCTTTAAATTATCATAGTCAATTTCCTTCTGGAAAAATACAAATAACACCCACTAAAAAATATAGTAGTCAAAGAGATCTATCTCTTGCTTATTCTCCAGGAGTAGCAGAACCTTGTAAAGAAATAGCTCGTTCTTCTCAAGAAGTATATAAATATACATCTAAAGGAAATCTTGTCGCAGTCATTACTAATGGATCTGCTGTATTAGGTCTTGGAGATATTGGAGCATTAGCCTCTAAACCGGTAATGGAAGGAAAAGCTCTTTTATTCAAAATTTTTTCTGGGATTGATGTTTTCGATATAGAAATAGACGAATCTGATCCAGAAAAATTTATAGAAACAGTCAAAGCTATTGCCCCTACTTTTGGAGGAATCAATCTAGAAGATATAAAAGCTCCAGAAGCTTTTGAAATAGAAAGAAGACTTAAAAAAGAACTAAGTATTCCTGTTATGCATGATGATCAACATGGAACAGCGATTATCTCAGGAGCTGCATTGCTTAATGCTATCACCTATGTTGGAAAAAAAATTCATGAAATTAAAATGGTAGTTAATGGGGCAGGAGCTGCTGCCATTTCCTGTACAAGAACTTATAAACAACTTGGCGTAAAACCTGAAAATATTCTCATGTTTGACAGCAAAGGGTTATTGCATTCTTCAAGAACCGATTTGAATAAAGAAAAAAAGGAATTTTCTGTAAATACTTATCCTGTTCCAAAATTAGATCAAGCTATCGAAAACGCGGATGTTTTCATTGGTTTATCTATAGGAGGTATATTAACTCCTAATATGTTAAAAAGTATGGGAAAAAATCCGATTGTGTTTGCTATGGCAAACCCAGATCCAGAAATAGATTATAACTTAGCAATTCAAGTCCGTCCAGATATTATTATGGCTACTGGAAGAAGTGATTATCCAAACCAAGTTAACAATGTTTTAGGATTTCCTTATATTTTTAGAGGAGCTCTAGATGTTCATGCTAGTGTAATTAATGATGAAATGAAATTAGCAGCTGTACATGCTATAGCTTCTTTGGCAAAAGAACCTGTTCCAGAACAGGTCAATATTGTTTATAATAAAAAAAATATTTCTTTTGGAAAAGAATATATTATTCCAAAGCCTTTTGATAATCGTTTGATTACTCGTGTTGCTCCTGCTGTAGCTAAAGCCGCTATGGATTCTGGAGTAGCGAGAAATCCTATTTTAGATTGGAAAATCTATCAAGAAAAATTGCTTGATAGGATGGGTTACGAAAGTAAAATGCTTCGAATGATCCAAAATAGAGCACGTACAAATCCTAAAAAAGTTGTTTTTTGTAATGGAGAAGAATATGATATATTGAAATCTGTTCAAATTCTTCATGAGGAAGGAATTGTTTCTGTTCCCGTTGTTTTAGGAAATGAAGATCGTATCAAACGTTTAATCAATGAAAATAACCTAGATGTTGAATTAGAAATTGTAGATCCAGAAAAAGAAGAAAATAGAGAAAAAGTAAGAAAATTTTTACTTCAAATCCTTTGGGAAAGAAGAAACCGGAAAGGTTTGACTTTATACGATTCAAAAATACGTATGCGTACAAATGATCATTTTGGGGCAATGATGGTAGATCAAGGAGAGGCAGATGCGGTTATTACAGGATATTCAAGAAGTTTTTCATTGAGTTTACGTCCTATGTTAGAAGTTATAGGTAGAGCAGATTCCGTTCACAAAACAGCAGGAATGATGATTTTATTGACAAAACGTGGTCCCTTGTTTTTGGCTGATACAGCCGTCATTCCAGATCCAACAAGTGAAGAATTAGCTAGAATAGCTTTAATGGCATCTCATGTAGTGAAAGCTTTTGATATTGAACCACATATAGCAATGTTATCTTTTCAAAATTTTTCATCTAATTCAAAAACATCTTCTAAGGTATCTCAGACAGTAGCTTTTTTACATAAAAAATATCCAAATTTAATAGTCGATGGAGAATTACAACCTGATTTTGCTCTAAATGAATTTTTATTAGCTAGCAAGTTTCCTTTTTCCAAACTTGTCAAAAAAAGAGCAAATATTTTTATATTTCCAAATCTAGAATCAGGAAATTTAACTTATAAATTTATTAGAGGATTAGGAAATGTTCAAACAATTGGCCCTGTAATGTTAGGAATGCGAAAACCGGCACATGTTATGCAAATGCAATCCAGTATAGAAGAAATAGTTAATTTAGCGACTTTATCTGTAATAGATGCACAAATTAGGAAAAATTAA
- a CDS encoding C40 family peptidase, with protein sequence MFTPYRYGGKTKTGIDCSAFIKNVFASYKISLPRISYHQAKKGFFVPKEQIEKGDLLFFATGTSKKINHVGMVIHVSPNNIFFIHASTSNGVIISQLYQKYWNHRFIMARRILYSS encoded by the coding sequence ATGTTCACTCCATATAGATATGGAGGAAAAACTAAAACAGGAATTGATTGTTCTGCTTTTATAAAAAACGTTTTTGCTTCTTACAAAATATCTTTACCACGAATTTCTTATCATCAAGCTAAAAAAGGTTTTTTTGTTCCTAAAGAACAAATAGAAAAAGGAGATCTATTATTTTTTGCAACAGGAACATCTAAAAAAATAAATCATGTAGGAATGGTTATTCATGTGAGTCCCAATAATATATTTTTCATTCATGCTTCTACATCTAATGGAGTAATTATATCTCAATTATATCAAAAATACTGGAATCATAGATTTATTATGGCAAGAAGAATTCTTTATTCCTCATAA
- a CDS encoding CcoQ/FixQ family Cbb3-type cytochrome c oxidase assembly chaperone: protein MISFFKQYFTKEINVGIFQSIMLILFLLVFFLILFFVFSKPKKYYEKISSIPLELEEEKKRKNYEI from the coding sequence ATGATAAGTTTTTTTAAACAGTATTTTACAAAAGAAATAAATGTAGGAATTTTTCAATCTATTATGTTAATTTTATTTTTATTGGTTTTCTTTTTGATTTTATTTTTTGTGTTTTCAAAACCGAAAAAATATTATGAAAAAATCAGTTCAATCCCTTTAGAATTAGAAGAAGAAAAAAAAAGAAAAAATTATGAGATCTAG